In Spirobacillus cienkowskii, a genomic segment contains:
- the nusA gene encoding transcription termination factor NusA: protein MQIDLKRVIETVGKEKNIDCQLLVGALREAVLTAARKHFGDCVFETRFNEETEEIELIRYRTVVADNDLNNTSKQIPASEALAMDESLQVGDEIGEQLPTEQLGRIAAQAAKQSIVQKVMEAEKEKVVREFRDKKHQIVVGQVRRFDKADIIVDLGPTEGVLPVREQIPGEKYKIRDKVIAFVVDVKKSTRGPQVMLSRAHPELLIRLFEQEVTEISEGIVVIQSAARDPGSRSKIAVYSTEPSIDPVGACVGIKGARVQAIVQELRGEKIDIIPYDRDPARFVCNALAPSEPSKVIVNERLHIMEVVVPDEHLSLAIGKRGQNVRLAAQLTGWKVDIRSESKMRELVQEYKNVIAQIPALGEMRAEILVNEGYKDPADISRMDPRSLMKLLRLTQEEAEQVIQGATDLAASQASSNLEENSEEDLDEFHLGEPILDEDVTESEEAEAAIDDIVAKTRPQPLLDPEKVDVKSVPVDRLRYWMQLRGVAEQIAAVIHTAGFTDFNSVASSNVDEIAYKTGLPVKLSGKLHAETAKIIGN, encoded by the coding sequence ATGCAAATAGATTTGAAGCGTGTAATCGAAACAGTTGGTAAAGAAAAAAATATTGATTGTCAATTATTAGTTGGCGCATTAAGGGAAGCCGTTCTAACTGCGGCACGCAAGCATTTTGGTGATTGTGTGTTTGAAACACGTTTCAATGAGGAAACAGAGGAAATTGAGCTAATTCGCTATAGAACCGTTGTCGCAGATAACGATCTCAATAATACAAGTAAGCAAATTCCAGCTTCTGAAGCTCTTGCTATGGATGAATCCTTGCAAGTAGGCGATGAAATTGGTGAACAGCTGCCTACAGAACAACTTGGGCGTATTGCAGCGCAAGCAGCAAAGCAATCTATCGTACAAAAAGTGATGGAAGCTGAAAAAGAAAAAGTTGTTCGCGAATTTCGTGATAAAAAGCATCAAATTGTTGTTGGGCAGGTGCGTCGCTTTGATAAGGCTGATATTATTGTAGATTTGGGTCCTACAGAGGGCGTATTGCCTGTGCGTGAGCAGATTCCTGGTGAAAAATACAAAATCCGCGACAAAGTGATTGCGTTTGTGGTTGATGTAAAAAAATCAACCCGTGGTCCGCAGGTTATGTTAAGTCGTGCGCATCCAGAGCTTCTTATTCGTTTATTTGAGCAAGAAGTGACAGAAATTTCTGAAGGAATTGTTGTTATTCAAAGTGCAGCACGTGATCCTGGTAGTCGTTCAAAAATCGCTGTCTATAGTACTGAACCCTCTATTGACCCTGTAGGGGCTTGTGTGGGTATTAAAGGTGCTCGCGTCCAAGCAATTGTACAAGAATTAAGAGGCGAAAAAATAGATATTATACCGTATGATAGAGATCCTGCTCGATTTGTGTGCAACGCATTGGCTCCATCTGAGCCTTCTAAGGTGATTGTAAACGAACGCTTGCATATTATGGAAGTCGTTGTGCCTGATGAACATCTCTCTTTAGCAATTGGTAAAAGAGGACAAAATGTGCGCCTCGCAGCTCAGTTAACGGGTTGGAAAGTGGATATCCGTTCTGAGTCCAAAATGCGTGAATTGGTTCAGGAATACAAAAATGTGATTGCACAAATTCCTGCATTGGGCGAAATGCGCGCAGAAATTTTAGTTAACGAAGGCTATAAAGATCCTGCAGATATCTCGCGTATGGATCCTCGTAGTTTGATGAAGCTGTTGCGTTTAACACAAGAAGAAGCAGAGCAAGTTATTCAGGGTGCAACAGATTTGGCCGCATCGCAAGCTTCTAGCAATTTGGAAGAAAATTCAGAAGAGGATTTGGATGAATTTCACTTGGGTGAACCAATTCTTGATGAAGATGTCACAGAGTCAGAAGAGGCTGAGGCGGCAATTGATGATATTGTTGCAAAAACTCGTCCGCAACCACTTCTTGATCCTGAAAAAGTTGACGTAAAATCTGTGCCAGTAGATCGTTTACGCTATTGGATGCAGTTAAGAGGTGTGGCAGAGCAAATTGCCGCTGTTATTCATACCGCAGGGTTTACGGATTTTAATTCTGTTGCAAGCTCTAATGTGGACGAAATTGCTTATAAAACAGGGTTACCTGTAAAACTTTCTGGAAAATTACATGCTGAAACTGCCAAGATTATTGGAAACTGA